A genome region from Bacteroidota bacterium includes the following:
- a CDS encoding cytochrome c oxidase subunit 3 yields the protein MHNGSCSDHLFIYRSFSLLTCSDKMMTTVAEENEFRLRREKAQRNLMWFGVGSIVMVFAGLTSAYVVRRGGGDWFSVVLPQIFWASSAVILMSSVTMNSAMMSFRKDKLTTGTIFLGTTFLLGLLFAWLQFRGWSDLTRNGIYLVHPKGQNSLVSGSFIYLLSGLHLAHLVGGLIALAFTFVKSLMGRYGSANMHGLRVAAIYWHFLDVLWMYLFIFLTIFK from the coding sequence ATGCACAACGGCTCATGTTCGGATCATTTATTTATTTACCGGTCATTCAGCTTGCTTACCTGTTCGGATAAAATGATGACAACAGTTGCAGAAGAAAATGAATTTCGTTTGCGCAGGGAAAAAGCCCAGCGCAATCTCATGTGGTTTGGTGTAGGAAGTATTGTAATGGTATTTGCCGGGCTCACGAGCGCGTATGTTGTGCGCAGGGGTGGTGGCGATTGGTTCAGTGTTGTTCTGCCGCAGATATTCTGGGCAAGTTCTGCTGTTATTTTGATGAGCAGTGTTACTATGAATTCAGCGATGATGAGTTTCCGAAAGGACAAACTCACTACAGGAACAATATTTCTCGGAACTACATTTTTACTCGGACTTCTTTTCGCGTGGTTGCAATTCAGGGGATGGAGCGATCTTACACGGAATGGAATTTACCTCGTGCATCCCAAGGGGCAGAACTCTCTTGTTTCCGGCTCATTTATTTATCTTCTTTCCGGTCTTCATCTTGCGCACCTGGTGGGAGGATTGATCGCGCTCGCATTCACATTTGTCAAATCACTCATGGGTCGTTATGGATCGGCAAACATGCACGGACTCCGGGTTGCTGCTATTTACTGGCATTTCCTCGATGTATTGTGGATGTATTTGTTCATTTTTCTGACGATTTTTAAGTAA